A stretch of the Massilia varians genome encodes the following:
- a CDS encoding TniQ family protein, whose translation MLVKSSASISPVATLLTGKDLTPLPFESFASVITRISWRNLLSPKAIQRLIIGKQIGTNSDSFLLPKWMSSNKLVTQFGWHAPLSDELKVLHQFRGLTHIFFSRQLKICPVCFGGGYHSYWHQLEKLSVCPIHRCLLTSRCVSCNACFGNCSYRLNDAVISLRYKCSSCGRDIAVWTRGIMYPCVAGRSSRPDTFCVHCSNPTLHWQLDDPGTAQPSPYYPPDP comes from the coding sequence ATGCTTGTGAAATCTTCGGCTTCAATCTCGCCAGTGGCGACTTTGCTGACTGGAAAAGATCTTACACCGTTGCCCTTCGAGTCTTTTGCTAGCGTTATAACCCGTATTTCATGGCGAAATCTTCTGAGCCCAAAAGCTATCCAGCGCCTGATTATCGGTAAGCAGATTGGTACCAATAGCGATTCGTTTTTGCTTCCGAAATGGATGAGTAGTAATAAGCTTGTTACCCAATTCGGATGGCATGCGCCCCTTTCAGACGAATTGAAGGTCTTACACCAATTTCGCGGTTTGACACACATATTCTTTAGTCGGCAACTAAAGATTTGTCCCGTTTGTTTCGGTGGTGGATATCATTCTTACTGGCATCAGTTAGAAAAGCTCTCCGTTTGCCCAATTCATCGTTGTCTGCTCACCAGTCGGTGCGTTTCGTGTAATGCCTGTTTCGGGAACTGCAGCTATCGTTTGAACGACGCAGTGATAAGTCTGCGCTACAAATGCTCGTCGTGTGGCCGCGATATAGCTGTCTGGACTCGTGGGATCATGTACCCATGCGTAGCTGGCCGCTCTTCAAGGCCAGACACGTTTTGCGTACACTGTTCCAATCCGACTCTTCACTGGCAACTCGATGACCCAGGCACTGCACAGCCAAGCCCGTACTACCCACCTGATCCGTGA
- a CDS encoding ATP-binding protein has protein sequence MKDQFTAMSREEVLSNEGRKELFNSHPLITGSVLLPTAPIREVATMARKSCLLRESGLVFIGKSGVGKSCALEMIESTLREQFPRVAIYRHDTHNQSIPSIRAFFKHFLATVGHHNVRGETFDLRAILVNSLIDSARLHGERMILLLVDEANAMDVTDFDFLKDVYNDLAQENVKLVTILIGQDPEFSQLVDKLIRMQRLDLIGRFAIRIVPFRAYRGSHDLEEIFEGIDNQIFPFGTGVTWTEFFFPLAYAAGFRLKNQVSSFLSSIETSKPAGLKLGSEIPARQMFSAVRSYLTDLVLFDEPGMIVPEGAWEAAIEYAALTKAMAYMSARKGNTRIRT, from the coding sequence ATGAAAGACCAGTTCACGGCGATGTCGCGAGAAGAAGTGTTGAGTAATGAGGGAAGGAAAGAACTATTCAATAGTCACCCTTTAATAACGGGTTCAGTCCTATTGCCAACTGCACCGATTCGCGAGGTCGCTACGATGGCGCGGAAGTCATGCCTTCTGCGTGAATCCGGGCTCGTTTTCATTGGAAAAAGTGGCGTAGGTAAGAGCTGCGCCCTTGAGATGATAGAGAGCACCCTGCGTGAGCAGTTCCCAAGGGTCGCAATTTATCGTCACGATACCCATAATCAGTCTATTCCATCAATTAGAGCTTTTTTTAAGCATTTCTTGGCCACAGTCGGGCATCATAATGTAAGGGGCGAAACTTTCGATCTAAGGGCAATACTTGTAAATTCTCTGATTGATTCGGCTCGTCTACACGGGGAGCGTATGATTCTTTTGTTGGTGGACGAAGCAAACGCAATGGATGTGACGGACTTTGATTTCCTTAAGGACGTTTACAACGATTTGGCGCAAGAAAACGTTAAGCTTGTAACAATCTTGATTGGTCAGGATCCCGAATTTAGTCAGCTAGTCGATAAACTTATAAGAATGCAAAGGTTGGACCTGATCGGACGGTTCGCCATACGGATTGTACCTTTCAGGGCATATCGTGGTAGCCATGATCTGGAAGAGATTTTTGAAGGAATCGACAATCAGATATTTCCTTTTGGCACTGGGGTTACTTGGACTGAATTCTTTTTCCCATTAGCTTATGCTGCCGGGTTCCGCCTGAAGAATCAGGTAAGCAGCTTTTTAAGTTCTATTGAGACATCAAAGCCGGCAGGGCTTAAACTTGGGTCAGAAATTCCTGCACGGCAAATGTTTAGTGCTGTGCGAAGCTATCTCACGGACCTGGTGCTATTCGACGAGCCTGGAATGATCGTTCCAGAGGGTGCATGGGAGGCCGCCATTGAATATGCGGCGTTAACGAAAGCGATGGCGTACATGAGCGCGAGAAAGGGCAACACTAGAATTAGAACTTAG
- a CDS encoding phospholipase D family protein, giving the protein MMTKFLNTSGTNYFLEELIKDAKDRVILISPFLKLNDRIKELLVDKDRLKIDVRIVYGKSELQPAEIEWLRSLPYVRTSFCKNLHAKCYLSEELCIITSLNLYEFSQVNNNEMGILIRRSEDAQLYKDAYEEAQRIIRISDEVRISLERVPNEPEGAGADEEGAHSGKLTTSKLGQKLGLKTAQVLERAAACGYVDALGDNKYGLTAKGEQAGIEYVAKSRFGPYFLWPLDVPLSEENK; this is encoded by the coding sequence ATGATGACGAAATTCCTGAATACGAGTGGCACTAACTATTTTCTTGAAGAGCTGATCAAGGATGCAAAAGATCGGGTGATTTTGATAAGCCCTTTCCTGAAGCTTAACGACCGAATCAAGGAGCTGTTAGTCGACAAGGACCGGCTCAAGATCGACGTACGGATTGTGTACGGCAAAAGTGAGTTGCAGCCTGCTGAGATCGAGTGGCTGCGCAGTTTGCCATACGTGCGGACAAGCTTCTGCAAGAACCTTCACGCCAAATGTTATTTGAGTGAAGAGCTGTGCATTATCACCAGCTTGAATCTGTACGAGTTCAGCCAGGTCAACAATAATGAGATGGGGATTCTGATCAGACGGTCGGAGGATGCTCAGCTTTACAAGGATGCCTATGAAGAAGCACAGCGCATCATTCGCATCAGCGATGAGGTACGCATTTCACTTGAGCGGGTGCCAAATGAGCCGGAAGGAGCCGGCGCCGACGAGGAGGGCGCACATTCCGGGAAGCTCACGACCTCGAAGCTCGGGCAGAAACTCGGCCTGAAGACAGCCCAGGTGCTCGAACGAGCCGCTGCGTGCGGATATGTCGACGCCTTAGGCGACAACAAGTACGGCCTGACGGCGAAGGGCGAACAGGCCGGCATCGAATACGTCGCAAAGTCGCGGTTTGGCCCTTACTTTCTCTGGCCGCTCGACGTTCCACTGAGCGAGGAAAATAAATGA
- a CDS encoding efflux RND transporter permease subunit: MIAKLIRWSIANRFLVLLATLAITGWGIWSVQKTPLDALPDLSDVQVIIRTPYPGQAPQIVENQVTYPLTTTMLSVPGAKTVRGYSFFGDSFVYILFEDGTDPYWARSRVLEYLSQVQSRLPPQAKPSLGPDASGVGWVYEYALVDRTGKLDLSQLRALQDWFLKYELKTVANVSEVASLGGMVRQYQIVLDPEKMRAYNVTHGMAIEAVQKANQEAGGSVLELGEAEYMVRATGYLQSLEDFRKIPLMVAAGGIPVRLGDVAHIQLGPEMRRGIAELNGEGEVAGGVIVMRSGKNALETIEAVKTKLESLKASLPAGVEIIPTYDRSALITRAVANLQEKLIEEFIVVAVVCAIFLFHLRSALVAIVTLPIGILISFIVMHYQGVNANIMSLGGIAIAVGAMVDAAVVMIENAHKHLEAWNHRHPGKTLQGEERWRVIGDAAAEVGPALFFSLLIIVLSFIPVFTLEAQEGRLFSPLAFTKTYAMAAAAGLAVTLIPVLMGYLIRGRIPDEHKNPLNRLLIALYRPLLEAVLKFPKATLVAAAVVVAITVLPMTRLGGEFMPPLDEGDLLYMPSALPGLSAGKVSQLLQQTDRLIKTVPEVQSVFGKAGRAETATDPAPLEMFETTIQFKPRDQWRPGMTPDKLIEELDRVVKVPGLSNIWVPPIRNRIDMLATGIKSPVGVKVAGTDLQVIDRIAGEIETIVKGVPGVSSALAERLSGGRYIDVNIDRDAAGRYGLNIADVQSIVSSAIGGDNIGETVEGLQRFPINLRYPREYRDSVEKLRQLPVLTPQGAQIRLGDVSTIRITDGPPMLRSENARLSGWIYVDIRGRDMNSVVRDMQKAVGAKVKLPAGYSVSWSGQFEYMERASAKLKVVVPATLLIIFVLLYLTFKRFDEAVLIMATLPFALAGGIWLLWALGHHLSVASAVGFIALAGVAAEFGVIMLLYLKHAWEDRIAAGKSSEADLVDAIREGAVLRVRPKAMTVAVIIAGLIPIMVAGGTGSEIMQRIAAPMVGGMITAPLLSMFVVPVVYLMMRRREIRRVAAKAAHA, encoded by the coding sequence ATGATTGCCAAGCTGATTCGCTGGTCCATCGCCAATCGTTTTCTGGTTCTGCTGGCGACTTTGGCCATCACTGGGTGGGGCATATGGTCGGTTCAGAAAACCCCGCTCGACGCACTACCAGACCTGTCTGATGTACAGGTGATCATTCGCACCCCCTACCCGGGCCAGGCTCCGCAGATCGTGGAGAACCAGGTTACCTATCCGCTGACAACCACGATGTTGTCGGTTCCTGGAGCCAAGACCGTTCGCGGGTACTCCTTCTTCGGGGACTCGTTCGTCTACATCCTGTTCGAAGACGGGACCGATCCGTACTGGGCGCGCTCCCGCGTGCTCGAGTATCTCAGTCAGGTCCAATCCCGCCTGCCGCCACAGGCGAAACCGTCGCTCGGACCCGACGCGAGCGGCGTCGGCTGGGTTTATGAATATGCGCTCGTCGATCGCACCGGCAAGCTCGATTTGTCCCAGCTACGTGCCTTGCAAGACTGGTTCCTCAAGTACGAGCTGAAGACTGTTGCAAACGTCTCGGAAGTTGCAAGCCTTGGCGGTATGGTGCGTCAGTATCAGATCGTGCTCGATCCAGAAAAAATGCGTGCGTACAACGTGACGCACGGGATGGCAATCGAAGCGGTACAGAAAGCGAACCAGGAAGCTGGTGGATCCGTCCTCGAGCTCGGTGAAGCCGAATACATGGTGCGGGCCACCGGTTACCTCCAGTCTCTCGAGGATTTTCGCAAGATTCCGCTCATGGTTGCCGCCGGCGGCATTCCGGTTCGGTTGGGTGATGTCGCCCATATCCAGCTAGGGCCCGAGATGCGGCGGGGTATTGCCGAGCTTAATGGTGAAGGCGAGGTAGCTGGCGGCGTGATCGTCATGCGCTCAGGGAAGAACGCGCTCGAGACGATCGAAGCCGTCAAGACGAAGCTCGAATCGCTGAAAGCGAGCTTGCCCGCCGGTGTCGAGATCATCCCCACCTATGATCGCTCCGCCTTGATCACCCGCGCTGTCGCGAATCTGCAGGAAAAGCTGATTGAGGAATTTATTGTCGTGGCTGTCGTCTGCGCGATCTTCCTCTTCCATTTGCGCTCGGCGCTGGTTGCCATCGTCACTCTACCGATCGGCATCCTGATCTCCTTCATCGTGATGCACTACCAGGGCGTCAATGCCAACATCATGTCACTAGGCGGAATTGCAATCGCGGTCGGCGCGATGGTCGACGCGGCAGTGGTGATGATCGAGAATGCGCACAAGCACCTAGAAGCGTGGAACCACCGTCATCCAGGCAAGACTTTGCAGGGAGAAGAGCGATGGAGAGTCATTGGCGACGCCGCCGCCGAGGTCGGCCCGGCCCTGTTCTTCTCACTCTTGATCATTGTTCTGTCTTTCATTCCCGTATTTACGCTGGAAGCGCAGGAAGGCAGGCTGTTTTCTCCCCTGGCATTCACGAAGACGTATGCAATGGCCGCGGCCGCGGGGCTGGCAGTAACCTTGATTCCTGTCTTGATGGGCTACCTGATCCGTGGCCGTATTCCAGACGAACATAAGAACCCGCTTAACCGGCTGTTAATTGCGCTATACCGCCCGCTTCTCGAGGCTGTGCTCAAGTTTCCAAAGGCTACGTTGGTGGCTGCTGCGGTGGTGGTCGCCATTACCGTTCTGCCGATGACCCGCCTCGGAGGTGAGTTCATGCCCCCGTTGGATGAAGGCGACCTTTTGTACATGCCGTCGGCGCTGCCGGGCCTGTCTGCCGGCAAGGTTTCGCAGCTGCTGCAGCAGACCGATCGCTTGATCAAAACCGTTCCCGAAGTGCAAAGCGTCTTCGGCAAGGCCGGACGTGCGGAAACGGCGACCGATCCAGCTCCACTGGAAATGTTCGAAACGACCATCCAGTTCAAACCACGTGATCAGTGGCGACCGGGCATGACGCCCGACAAGCTGATCGAGGAGCTCGACCGCGTGGTCAAGGTCCCGGGTTTGTCCAACATTTGGGTACCGCCGATCCGAAACCGTATCGACATGCTGGCGACAGGGATCAAGAGCCCAGTCGGTGTCAAAGTTGCGGGAACGGACCTGCAAGTCATTGACCGAATCGCAGGAGAAATCGAAACGATCGTCAAAGGGGTCCCTGGCGTGTCTTCCGCTCTCGCCGAGCGCCTTAGCGGTGGTCGCTACATTGACGTGAACATCGACCGGGATGCAGCTGGACGCTATGGGCTGAACATCGCTGATGTTCAGAGTATCGTGTCCTCTGCAATTGGCGGCGACAACATTGGCGAGACGGTCGAAGGCTTGCAGCGCTTCCCTATTAACTTGCGCTATCCGCGCGAGTATCGCGATTCGGTCGAAAAATTGCGTCAGCTCCCTGTGCTTACGCCGCAGGGCGCGCAGATTCGCTTGGGCGACGTCTCGACGATTCGAATTACCGACGGGCCGCCAATGCTCAGAAGCGAGAACGCGCGTTTATCTGGTTGGATTTATGTCGACATCCGCGGCCGGGACATGAACTCGGTTGTCCGGGATATGCAGAAGGCGGTAGGCGCCAAGGTCAAGCTACCCGCTGGCTATTCGGTGTCTTGGTCCGGGCAGTTTGAATACATGGAGCGCGCCAGTGCAAAACTTAAAGTGGTGGTTCCGGCCACGCTATTGATCATCTTCGTCTTGCTATACCTGACCTTTAAGCGTTTTGACGAGGCGGTATTGATCATGGCGACGTTGCCATTCGCCCTTGCCGGCGGCATCTGGCTGCTATGGGCGCTGGGGCATCATCTCTCCGTTGCCAGTGCGGTCGGCTTCATTGCCTTGGCGGGCGTTGCGGCCGAGTTCGGCGTCATCATGCTGCTCTACTTGAAGCATGCATGGGAAGACCGTATTGCCGCGGGCAAATCTTCAGAAGCAGACCTGGTTGATGCCATTCGCGAAGGAGCGGTGTTGCGGGTACGCCCGAAGGCCATGACCGTCGCAGTGATCATCGCCGGCCTCATACCGATCATGGTCGCCGGCGGCACCGGTTCGGAAATCATGCAACGTATTGCCGCTCCAATGGTCGGTGGAATGATCACTGCCCCGCTGCTGTCAATGTTCGTGGTGCCAGTCGTTTACCTCATGATGCGCCGCCGAGAAATTCGCCGCGTAGCTGCCAAGGCAGCACACGCATAG
- a CDS encoding IS3 family transposase encodes MAVWRRKPTTEVLVHSDQGSQFSSCDWRDFLESHNLVQSMSRRGNCHVNAVAESFFQLLKRERVRRKVYATRDEARQDIFDYIEMFYNPKRRHSFNERLSPVEFEKQHFLRLQS; translated from the coding sequence ATGGCGGTATGGCGTCGAAAACCGACGACCGAGGTTCTGGTGCATTCCGATCAAGGAAGTCAATTCAGCAGTTGCGACTGGCGCGACTTCCTCGAATCACACAACCTGGTACAGAGCATGAGCAGGCGCGGTAACTGCCACGTCAACGCAGTTGCCGAGAGCTTTTTTCAACTGCTGAAAAGAGAGCGAGTTCGCCGCAAGGTCTATGCGACACGCGATGAGGCTAGGCAGGACATCTTCGACTACATCGAGATGTTCTACAATCCGAAGCGGCGCCACAGCTTCAATGAACGACTGTCGCCAGTCGAGTTTGAAAAGCAGCATTTTTTACGGCTGCAGAGTTGA
- a CDS encoding IS3 family transposase (programmed frameshift) → MKKQPKYSPEVIERAVRMVSEASSEYESQWAAITSIAAKIGCTPETLRRWVRQQERDTGQRPGPTTAEEERIKALEREVRELRKANEILRLASAFFGPGGARPPLQAVRAFIDQYRHAYGVEPICRVMQVAPSGYWRYAAQQRNPELRCARAQRDDVLSVDIERVWQANLQVYGADKVWRQLRREGTDVARCTVERLMRKAGLRGVMRGKVVRTTAPDAKAPCPLDRVNRQFKAQRPNQLWVSDFTYVSTWQGFVYVAFVIDVFARRIIGWRVSSSMRTDFVLDALEQALYARQPERNELVHHSDRGSQYVSIKYSERLAEAGIEPSVGSKGDSYDNALAETINGLYKAELIHRRAPWKTREAVELATLEWVSWFNHHRLLEPLGYIPPAEAEANYYKQLSSQAIPA, encoded by the exons ATGAAGAAGCAACCCAAGTATTCCCCCGAAGTCATCGAGCGCGCTGTGCGCATGGTCAGCGAAGCAAGCAGCGAGTACGAATCCCAGTGGGCAGCGATCACGTCGATCGCGGCCAAGATCGGCTGCACGCCGGAGACCCTGCGCCGCTGGGTACGCCAGCAAGAGCGTGACACTGGCCAGCGTCCAGGGCCGACCACTGCCGAGGAAGAACGCATCAAGGCCCTGGAGCGAGAAGTGCGCGAGCTGCGCAAGGCGAACGAGATCCTGCGTCTGGCGAGTGCGTTTTTCG GCCCAGGCGGAGCTCGACCGCCGCTTCAAGCCGTGAGGGCATTTATCGACCAGTACCGCCATGCCTACGGCGTCGAGCCGATCTGCCGGGTGATGCAGGTCGCGCCGTCGGGCTACTGGCGATACGCCGCGCAGCAGCGTAATCCTGAATTGCGTTGCGCACGTGCACAGCGTGACGACGTGCTGAGCGTCGACATTGAGCGGGTCTGGCAGGCGAACCTGCAGGTCTATGGGGCTGACAAGGTCTGGCGCCAGCTGCGACGTGAGGGAACAGATGTGGCCCGCTGCACGGTGGAACGCTTGATGCGCAAGGCCGGGCTGCGAGGCGTCATGCGCGGCAAGGTCGTGCGCACGACGGCTCCCGATGCGAAGGCGCCATGCCCGCTCGACCGGGTCAACCGTCAGTTCAAGGCGCAGCGGCCGAACCAGCTGTGGGTATCGGACTTCACGTACGTCTCGACCTGGCAGGGTTTCGTCTACGTCGCCTTTGTCATCGACGTCTTTGCCCGGCGTATTATCGGCTGGCGTGTCAGCAGCTCGATGCGGACCGACTTCGTGCTCGACGCCCTGGAGCAGGCGCTGTACGCGCGTCAGCCCGAACGGAACGAACTGGTCCATCATAGCGACCGCGGGTCGCAATACGTATCGATCAAGTACAGCGAGCGCTTGGCAGAAGCCGGCATCGAACCGTCTGTGGGTAGTAAAGGCGACAGCTACGATAATGCCCTGGCCGAGACCATCAACGGGCTCTACAAGGCTGAACTGATCCACCGTCGTGCTCCCTGGAAAACGCGCGAGGCTGTGGAGTTGGCCACGCTGGAATGGGTTTCCTGGTTCAACCACCATCGCCTGCTGGAACCGCTCGGCTATATACCGCCGGCAGAAGCTGAGGCAAACTATTACAAGCAACTGAGCAGTCAAGCCATCCCGGCCTGA
- a CDS encoding IS481-like element ISKpn27 family transposase encodes MTQALHSQARTTHLIREEIRNSTLPQAELARMYNVTRQTIRKWQNRESPEDKSHAPNKMYTTLTPEQELIVVELRKTLLLPTDDLLAVTREFINPAVSRAGLGRCLRRHGVSDLRNLVEQEGTAPATKKTFKDYEPGFVHIDIKYLPQMPDETARRYLFVAIDRATRWVFIELYADQTDGSSGDFLNKVQQACPVKIVKLLTDNGSQFTDRFTAGGKKKEPSGTHVFDRLCKQLGIEHRLIPPRHPQTNGMVERFNGRISDIVNQTRFGSAAELESTLRNYVKIYNHSIPQRALQHKTPVQALKEWHEKRPELFRKRVYNQPGLDI; translated from the coding sequence ATGACCCAGGCACTGCACAGCCAAGCCCGTACTACCCACCTGATCCGTGAGGAAATCAGGAACTCGACGCTCCCGCAGGCCGAACTGGCCAGGATGTACAACGTCACCCGCCAAACCATCCGAAAGTGGCAAAACCGCGAGTCTCCTGAAGACAAGTCGCATGCGCCGAACAAGATGTACACGACGCTCACGCCCGAGCAGGAGCTCATCGTGGTGGAGCTGCGCAAGACGTTGCTGCTGCCCACGGACGACCTGCTGGCGGTCACGCGCGAGTTCATCAATCCAGCCGTCTCGCGTGCCGGCCTGGGACGTTGCCTGCGCCGCCACGGTGTCTCGGATCTACGTAACCTGGTCGAGCAGGAAGGCACTGCGCCCGCCACGAAAAAGACCTTCAAGGACTACGAGCCGGGCTTTGTGCACATCGACATCAAGTACCTGCCGCAGATGCCCGACGAGACGGCAAGGCGCTATCTCTTCGTTGCCATCGACCGTGCTACGCGCTGGGTCTTCATCGAGCTCTATGCCGACCAGACCGATGGCAGCAGTGGCGACTTCCTCAACAAAGTCCAGCAAGCCTGTCCCGTCAAGATCGTCAAGCTTCTGACCGACAACGGCAGCCAGTTCACCGACCGCTTCACGGCTGGCGGCAAGAAGAAGGAACCCAGCGGCACACACGTGTTCGACCGCCTGTGCAAGCAGCTCGGCATCGAACACCGGCTCATCCCGCCTCGTCATCCGCAGACCAACGGCATGGTGGAGCGCTTCAACGGTCGTATCAGCGACATCGTCAACCAGACCCGTTTTGGTTCAGCTGCCGAACTGGAATCGACGCTGCGCAATTACGTCAAGATCTACAACCACAGCATTCCGCAACGCGCGCTCCAACACAAAACACCCGTTCAGGCGCTCAAGGAATGGCATGAAAAACGCCCTGAATTGTTCAGGAAGCGCGTGTATAACCAGCCGGGTCTTGACATATAG
- a CDS encoding IS3 family transposase (programmed frameshift): protein MKTLKKTYTPELKEEAVKLVLAQGLSIEQAAARVSIPKGTLANWVAAAKRGPAATAAPGSRSVAELEAENAKLRKQLAQAEMERDIVKKGGGVLCAGVAAKYAWIKTMRLDFPGYPVKLMCQVLDVSRSGYYNSLQAKPSTREQEDARLKILITAVHRQTRETYGVPRIKHELAAQGHEVGRDRVRRLRQELNLRCKQRRKFIATTNSNHNLPIAENLLEQRFAPNRPDEVWVTDITYISTAEGWLYLAGVKDVFTCEIVGYAMGERMTQELTTQALWRAVSHKRPAPGLIHHSDRGSQYCAHAYQELVAQFGMRASMSRRGNCYDNAPMESFWGTLKNELVHHRRYATRAEAKASIQEYIEIFYNRQRRHSRIGFVPPALFAESFSEQPQAA from the exons ATGAAGACATTGAAGAAGACGTACACCCCGGAACTCAAGGAAGAAGCCGTGAAGCTGGTGCTGGCGCAGGGTTTGTCCATTGAGCAGGCAGCAGCACGAGTAAGTATCCCAAAAGGGACGCTGGCCAATTGGGTAGCAGCCGCCAAACGCGGGCCGGCCGCAACAGCAGCCCCTGGAAGCCGCTCTGTGGCCGAGCTGGAAGCGGAGAACGCGAAGCTGCGCAAGCAGCTAGCCCAGGCAGAGATGGAGCGGGACATCGTAAAAAAAG GCGGCGGCGTACTTTGCGCAGGAGTCGCTGCCAAGTACGCGTGGATAAAGACAATGCGACTCGATTTCCCTGGCTATCCTGTGAAGCTGATGTGCCAGGTATTGGACGTCTCGCGCAGCGGCTACTACAACTCGCTGCAGGCCAAGCCATCGACACGCGAGCAGGAAGACGCTCGGTTGAAAATCCTGATTACGGCAGTGCATCGGCAAACCCGAGAGACCTACGGGGTGCCTCGGATAAAGCACGAGCTTGCTGCACAGGGTCATGAAGTTGGTCGCGACCGTGTGCGCCGACTTCGCCAGGAGCTCAATCTGCGCTGCAAACAACGGCGCAAATTCATCGCAACGACAAACTCGAATCACAACCTTCCCATCGCTGAGAACTTGCTGGAACAGCGGTTCGCGCCGAACAGGCCTGACGAAGTGTGGGTGACCGACATCACCTATATCTCCACTGCCGAAGGCTGGCTGTATCTTGCCGGCGTAAAGGACGTTTTTACCTGCGAGATCGTCGGCTACGCGATGGGCGAGCGCATGACGCAGGAGCTGACGACGCAGGCCTTGTGGCGCGCCGTGAGCCACAAGCGGCCGGCGCCAGGGCTGATCCATCATTCGGACCGTGGAAGCCAATACTGCGCCCATGCCTACCAGGAGCTGGTGGCGCAGTTCGGCATGCGCGCGTCGATGTCGCGCCGCGGGAACTGCTATGACAACGCGCCGATGGAGAGCTTCTGGGGCACGCTGAAGAATGAGCTTGTTCATCATCGCCGCTATGCCACCCGTGCTGAGGCAAAGGCCTCGATTCAGGAATACATTGAAATTTTCTACAACCGACAGCGGCGCCATTCCCGCATCGGCTTTGTTCCGCCAGCGTTGTTCGCCGAATCCTTCAGCGAACAGCCGCAGGCGGCTTAA